GTGTGTGTGCCAGGAGCTGGAGTCGTGAAGGCTTTGACAGCGTATTTGTTTAGCCTTGTGTGGGAGTAACTTCAGAGCTCCAAGCTAGCTGAATCCGCCTCTCTGTTGAATTTACCCATCCCATTGCCTCTTCTTTGCCCTGTTCTGGCCCAAGGCTGTTagttgtttcctcttttctgtggCACCTCTCTGCCTGATAGCTGCTGTAACTGAGTCAGGAAACACAGACAAGCTGTGTGGACTGACCAGCATCAGCTGCAGGCACCACTACTAAAACTGGCAGAACTTACTTCTTGGGCTCTTGGCTCAGCTTTTTTAGTGTGTTCTTCTCAGTGACCTGTGCCTCGTCATTAGAGGCTCGTTGCTCTGAACTGACTGATGTTCCCTCTGGCAGCTGAAGCTAGGGAAGTGACTAGCGTTAAACAAGCTCAGGAAAAGAAGTGGTTAGTTGTACCTCACCTTGCTGTTCTAATCGGATTCGCAGTGCAGCTGTGTGAATAGTTTCATGAGCAAAAAGaatgggaggaaaggaggatggACTGAGAGACTGGGGGGTCATCAAGCATGGCTTTTTGGTGGTAGCCACAGCTTATGTTGGCTTAAACCAAGGGCAGGGAGTAACTTCCTCCCATGTTTTGTTGTTCCACTTTGTTGTGCATTTCCGAGTGTGTTAACTTCTGCTCATATTTTGGTTGTGTTTCCACAATGTATGAAGATGGAGCAAACACCCTCCTGTTGTGAAGCAGGAAgatgggaggaaaaggaaacgTGCCTCAGATGTGGGGGTTTTGCAAGCTGTCCTGAACAGTGCTGGTATTTAGAAATGGCATAGTAAGCTTGAAATGCATATGAAATTCcatcattttttgtttgtccCAGCCTTTTGATTTCCCAAGTGGCAAGACTTTGACACTGTCTTGGTGCCAGGCAATTGGGTCAGGAAACCAGTAACATGGTTTTGGAAGGGAAATTTTGAATCATTGAATCTAGTCATCTGCTATTAGACTGTCACATCATATGTCACATCACTGTCATTTTTTTGGAAAGCTTCATTGCTAAAGTGAAAGAGTAGAGAGATTGAATTCATTCTAAGCAGGTTAACTTCTGTGATTTGCTCATAACATAAAACCTGAGACAGATTTATTAACTGATCTGTGACTTCAGTTCAACAATATGTGCCTCTGTTTCCATGGCAGAATGCAACACGGTGTTTTACTTgttcaatattttgttttgagaagATTGCTAAGTAAGActtaaataatgaattatttaaaaagacatattaattttcatttgcataattATAGCAGCACATTACAGTGTCAGGCCTTTCACTAACttgtcagtgtttaaaaaaaagtaattactgcacaaactctttctttaaaaaaggtagGATTTGAAGTCAGAGATGTACCAGCTTTTAGGAGAGGTTAAGCATCAAATAGAGAGCAAATTTCCAAGTAATACCTGAATTCACCTCACTATATGATCACCATCCTGTATCATTCACACATGCAACTGGTGTAAAATGCACAGAACCGTAGtttccagaagaaagcaaataaatgatCTTCCAagtcttttatttgttttgtcaCAGTCATAACATAgttcagtttgctttctggCACAAGGTTTATCTCTTGGGTTTTATACTGTACATGTGCCTAGCTGGGTAGGATGGGAAATAAGTTACAGTGTCTTGCTAAGGATGAAGGAGTGCGTTTGAGTCTTGCCCTTGGTGCTTGCAGACGGAGCTGTAAGGGGATACCTGTGTTTCCAGGCTCAGTGCACCTGAGGCATCCCAACGTGAGGCCAGATACATTGCTCTCTCTAGTGCTGTTGGAAGATGATGGTTGTATCTGTATTTATGAAGTAGCACATGTATCCTAGTATATCTGTGAGAGTGTAATAGCCTGCAGTGGCCTTGTTTAGATATACCATAGGGGCTTTTAATAAGTATAGTTGGGTGAGTCCTGAGGCTGAtagaatgtgtgtgtgtgtgtgtgttgcagcGTGACCCGAGATCATGGAAGCAGTGATGACTGAGCTAGCTGTGGCATCCCCAGCTgaagcccagggctgggcacagcatGCTTCTGTGGCAGCACATCTTTGATGACTGAGGTCTCTCCTAGTCTGGCTTTGTGCACTTGCCCAGTCCAGgtctgtgctggctgtgctggtttttGTGCAGACCAGCATGGTGCTGGCGCTTCTGTTGTTGTGCTGATTGCATTGCTTCTTCCTGGGTTTCGGACTTTGCAGATCAAAAGAGCTGTAAACCTTTGTTTGAATTTTGAAATGCAGTTGGTGTTTTGCGGCAgtggctgagcagcacagcctgtCCAGCAGCTGTGGAACATTGGAGAACCGGGTTTAAAGATTCTCTATTACGAGGTTTTCAACGCAGGTCTCTTCCTCGCCAAAACCTCTAGGAAGAGTCAAGAAGTTTCTGTTAGTGACCCACAGAAtatagcagcagcaaaggcctATAATAATAACCCGTCGAGTCCCAACTTGAGATGCTGATTGTTCTTACCATATTGATTTTAGAGGTTTTTCTATCAAGTGTTAAATATGCCACAAgcttagctttttttttgcgtttgttttttttttttttggagttaGTTCAGCTGAGTTCTGAATTCTTCAGTTACTCAATTTCTCTTTGTGCTTTTGCTGGATGAGCAACATGTGATTGCTGCTGCACCTCTCCTGCAGGTAGGTGGAAGACCCTGTCAGAGGAAGAGCAGATGAAGGGCCTCACAAAGTACGAAGAGTACTTCAGGGAATGCTCTGGTTTGGCAGATGGTGCTCATGTGCATATGCTAGTATGGAAAATAGGTCCCCAAATAGTGTTTGAGTTACTGAATTACTGACAGTTCtgtcttgtggaaaaaaaaaaaatgccaagcCTCTAATCTCTTGTCATCATTATAAGAGGAAGGATTAGCTGTTATGTGGTAGCTAAATTGGGACCAGTCCATACACACACCTCCATCTAATTATTCTAATTACTGTAGCTTTGCTCATTTCCTGAGCTATTGTTCTGTGCAGTGTTTGACAGCTGGCAGGTTCCGCTCCAGAGATGGCTGCATTTGACCTTGGGGGAAAACGTTTCTGTTCTGATTCCTACTTTTCCAAGGAGTAAGCTTCTTTCTTAGCGTGTGTCAGTAAAGCCACTTTCTTGCAACTAGCCCTTGAATATCGGATGTAGAGTGATACCTGACTGTATGCTGTGTTCAGTCCTGAAGGTGACTGCTGCGCATACCAAACTTTTCCGACTTgtgacttgcttttttttgtttgttttgactTCTTCACTGCAGGCTGGAAGTCCAACCTCTGTCTCTGCCCCTCACAGCTTCTCTCGGACTTCTGTTACGCCATCCAACCAGGACATCTGCAGGTAAAGCGTGTTGTTTGCGTGGCTGCAATGAGGTTTGTGCAAGGTTCAagttaaggaaaaacaaaaccgaAAAAGCACGTGTATGGGGAATAAGCAATGTGGGGTTCCCCTATGAAGCATCCCATTTGTTTGACTCGACTGCTATCTAACACTGCTTTGTTGAATCCTACTGACTGTTTGGCCCTGCTACGTTTGCCATTCCCACACTAGCAATAATTCTCATTTCTGCACTTTTAATTATCTGTGTTCTCTTTTGTAattgttttttactttctgtgcttttattcCACTGTTCTGCATGCAGTTCCAGTGCAGTGTTTTCTGAGTGTTGTCATCACAGTCCAGTGCAGTCTGCTGTTGTCTTGAAAAATCCTCACTGCCAGAGCCCTCTGACACAAGGGGTCACAGTGACAGTAATCTGTCAGGACACGTTACATGCAGCAAAGAGAAACTCCCGTGGGCAGGATCGGGGCCAGGCACTCAGGTCTTCTAAGAATGTAAAGCCCACCCGCACCCTGAAATTCTCCAAGTCCCTCAATGACGTGGACCAGAAGGCGCAGAGCACCAGTGAGTGCTTTGACTATGTGGAGCGAACGCGCTCAGAAGGCAAATTGACCCCGACTCAAGAGCAGTGTGTAAGGATTAACAAATTTCATCTCAAAGAGAGGAAACCGCTGCACCTCAGACCTCTTTCTTTTAGCAATTCTAAGCACTCCTATATCCCTTCCCTTTCCAACTACTCAAGTGCGTCAGGAGGAGCAGAGGACCACAAAGCCGTACATATTCCCTTGCTGGAGGACAAAGTGGAACATGACACCTCAAGGAGCAAAAAACTGTTGCgttaccttttttccttctcccacacttccagcaccagcagcctgcATAAGTTCCACGAACTGGAGAGCTATTCCAGTCACTTCCAAGCTGAGAAATCCTCCAGCATGCTGGTGGAAAGCACAGACTTCTGCTCTGATGATATGGGAGATGATGACGTCTTTGAGGACAGCACCTCAGTGAAATTGAAATCAAAAGAGCAGCGGGCGCCGCTCTGCTCAGTTGAGAAGGACAGTGACCTTGACTGCCCCTCCCCTCTGTCAGAAAaatttccccctctctcccctgtGTCCACATCGGGGGATACATGCAGGTTGGTTTACCAGAGAACCACCTACCTTCAAGCCCTCCAATGTGCAGTGGTGacccttctgctttctcttgccTTTGTGCTGTTTCTATCTTCCCTTTCACCCTGTCACCTTGCTTTAATATGTGCAATTTGAAGCATGCAGCATTCTCTGCTGGCCTGCAGCCCTCTGATGCACTTACCAAGGCTACTAAGCAAAAGAATTTCCTTTGGAGTCAAATAAATTCTCCTGCAATTTGTTTCAGGTTTGGAGTTCTGAGattgtatttttctcttattaGTGTCCAAACTGGGAGTATCATGAGAGAATCGGCTACACATATTAAAGGTCAAGCTGAACACATCTTAGCTTTTAATGCGCACTGTGTTGTCCTGACAGCCACTGCTGGTTTGGTCAGAGGGTGGGGAGCCAGGAGGAGAACAGACTAttgaaaattgcttttgagGTCAGCTCAATATAgatcaagattattttttttcctcagagttTGTATCCCACCGCactctttttatttataaagggCTTTGTGGATGCCTTAGTTGAAAGGGAGATCTGTGCCCTTTTAGTGGTGGGCCACTGTGATGTCTGTAGTGTGAAGTCCAAAAAAGATGGGTGTCCTTGTTTCAGCTATGGAGGAATAGTTGTGTGTGCACAGGTGGTGGGAACGGCCAGCTCTGGACTGTCTTTGTGGTGACTTGTCTGCAAGTctgccccatcccagctccAAAATGTTGCTGAGGCGCAGGGGTCACCAAGTACAGGAGCAAATGTCCCATCTGTCTGCCTGTTTTACTACCCTAATCTTTCTCCTCCCTGACAGCACATTCTGAAGCTGGCTCTGTTAGTACTTGCCAATATTATTTGATTTTCCCCCTCATTACCAGCAAAATCTAGTTCTGTACTGGCTTGTCATCAACAAGATGCTGTTGTAATCCACCCACTCCTTCATTTCCACTTGCCAGCTACCAGCAAGGTCGCAAGAGGCAAGATGCTACACATCAGTAAGAGATTTCAGTAACAGACAGGGATGTCAGCATGCCAGGATGTACTTCACATATGCTTAGTAACTTACATTAATTCCCTGAGCTCCTTACCATCCCGCTTTCAATTCGTGACCTCTTCCACATGGTAAGGACTTAGTGATGTTTGGTGCAATGCAAAGGTTGTGTATAAATTGAAGCTGGAAATCAAAATGTCAGCACCTGGTAGTAACGCTATATCGGGTGTCCTTGCTGGCTGCACAGCTAGACTGTGAGGGAAGTGGGGGATTTTGCAGAGCTGATGCTTCCTTAGCAGCTCTTGCAAAGTTAGAATTGGAGAGCGAAACTATTAGTCCATTCAGAGTGTATTCTGGGGAGATTCAGTGCTGTAGCTTTGCGGTGTTGATCTGTCTCCTAGCAATTGGCGCTAGAAATAATGACTTCTCTTGTGTAAAATCCAGGCTGTCTAAATTAACTCTTCGTGATACTGGAGTGGGCTGTTAGCCCATTGGTTTGGgcattttgttttatcttctgtttcagATTGTAATCTATGAGTAGCTGTACCTCTCTGTGCCTATTTTGTCTTGGGAGGTGCTGCCTGATCTGTTTAAATGCTATTTTCAGTTAAGTACTGTTGTTCTAGATGAAGTGTTGTCATTTCTTACCCTGTTTCTTTGGAATACTGCATTTCTGTCAGGCTCTGTGTGTCTGCCTCTTGTTAGAAAGCAGCTGTCTAGTTAGTAGTGTCTGCTCAATTACTTTGTGCCTGTGTATGTGCTTGTGCAGCAGTAGAGTTCATTAGTTTTAGCTCCTTTATGGAACATATTCCTTTGATACGTATCTCGAGATCTTCAATGGACACCCATGTGTGATCACAGGCATTACATGCCTCTTCCCCatgctttctgcttcctcttctcctaATGAGTAGCTTTGCTTCTGATTTAGGATATGTCACTGTGAAGGAGACGATGAGAGCCCTTTGATTACCCCCTGTCACTGCACGGGAAGTCTTCATTTTGTGCACcaagcctgcctgcagcaatgGATCAAGAGCTCGGATACGAGGTGCTGTGAACTGTGCAAGTATGAGTTCATCATGGAGACAAAACTGAAGCCTTTGAGAAAGGTAGGCACAAGACCTGCTTCCCCAAGGAAATGCTTCATTAAACACAGATCCACTCTGAAAAGAGGCTGTCCTTGCCCACGAGCCCACAGCACGCCCTGTGTATTTATCATGTTTCTGTGGTTCCTCAGTACGTCTGGTCGGTTTTGATAGGTGCCAAGGGATTTAAATTAACACTCAGCCTGGCAAATCCAGCATCGGTGGAATCCAGCTCTGAGAGTTCACCGTTGTAACCTTGCAACTCTCTGTGTGCAAATGTATATGCATACATGCATGTGCATGGAGtagcctgatttttttctttgcagttacATTTTACAGCTGATGCAAAGAAGTATTTGCTCTGCAGTTATCcacattctttttaaataggGAGTTTTGTATTACCATTACCTGCTTTAGTTCGCTATTCCAAGACCCACATTGCTTTGAAGTTCTCTTGAAAATATGTGGATTTCAGGTTACACTTTAAATCACTTTCTGAGTGTACTTTGGTTAAAATgtatagctttttttctttttaaaggagcAAACTTATTTTAGTGAAAATATGACAGTGTAAGTAGAAGAAGGTTCACcaataaatgtgtttttattttttaccttttcttagATTGTGAATGACTAGGTTTGCACACTTCACGTTGCTAGAAcctgtttttttgttctgtagaAAAGTACATTTCATAAGTCTGGTAGCTTTAAAGTATAGATACCTAAATGCTGTTTGCATTGTAAGGCCAGTTTTGCTCTTGTGTCCTTTCTGTTATCCCACGTCCTCTGGGCTTCCAATTTCAATTGGTCTTTAACATGAGGATTGTCATGGAAAGTCACTGTTATTCTCAGCACAGACAAATCTTGCCATGTCTACAAAAGTGGAAGAGGTTAATAACAATAACCTCACTCTGGAACTAGAATAAATGAGAAACATTGCATTCAATTATGATGAGTCTAAATCACATATGGTGGGAAGTCTGGACTGCAGCCATCTGAAAGCTGTTATGAGAACTTGTCCAATTCCTAAAAGTGACTCCTAGCAGAAAATAGAGCAGATTTCAAACACCTCCTGTTTTTTTGCAGAGATCTACAGTCTGCAAAGTATATAGCTTAGCATGTCCAGTTGATAGGATGACCTCTGCTTATGACTGCGGTGCATCGGTGCCTTCTAAAAACTGCGGATTTGTCTTTGCGGCACAGAGCATCGTACCTCTGAGTTGCAATATTGTCCTTCATAGGCTCTGTTACCTGCACAGACAATACTTTGCACAGCCCAGCCATAGACCATTAAGGAAGTTGCTCTAGAGAATCCCAAGTAAAAAAAGTTGCTGTAGTTGGCAGTTGgctgctgtttttcctgtgctttctcTGCCTGGAGTGGGTgggaaacattttctgaatatttgtgCCCTGTG
The Falco naumanni isolate bFalNau1 chromosome 9, bFalNau1.pat, whole genome shotgun sequence DNA segment above includes these coding regions:
- the MARCHF8 gene encoding E3 ubiquitin-protein ligase MARCHF8 isoform X2, whose product is MHSCWKMKLQNEKALGHSVSRSSNISKAGSPTSVSAPHSFSRTSVTPSNQDICSSSAVFSECCHHSPVQSAVVLKNPHCQSPLTQGVTVTVICQDTLHAAKRNSRGQDRGQALRSSKNVKPTRTLKFSKSLNDVDQKAQSTSECFDYVERTRSEGKLTPTQEQCVRINKFHLKERKPLHLRPLSFSNSKHSYIPSLSNYSSASGGAEDHKAVHIPLLEDKVEHDTSRSKKLLRYLFSFSHTSSTSSLHKFHELESYSSHFQAEKSSSMLVESTDFCSDDMGDDDVFEDSTSVKLKSKEQRAPLCSVEKDSDLDCPSPLSEKFPPLSPVSTSGDTCRICHCEGDDESPLITPCHCTGSLHFVHQACLQQWIKSSDTRCCELCKYEFIMETKLKPLRKWEKLQMTASERRKIMCSVTFHIIAITCVVWSLYVLIDRTAEEIKQGQTTGILEWPFWTKLVVVAIGFTGGLLFMYVQCKVYVQLWKRLKAYNRVIYVQNCPETSKKNIFEKPALMEPNFESKEMLGVHHSDTNSSHYTEPEDYAAEILHV
- the MARCHF8 gene encoding E3 ubiquitin-protein ligase MARCHF8 isoform X1 — encoded protein: MNMPLHQISVIPAPDVTSSRVTRSKTKEKEEQNEKALGHSVSRSSNISKAGSPTSVSAPHSFSRTSVTPSNQDICSSSAVFSECCHHSPVQSAVVLKNPHCQSPLTQGVTVTVICQDTLHAAKRNSRGQDRGQALRSSKNVKPTRTLKFSKSLNDVDQKAQSTSECFDYVERTRSEGKLTPTQEQCVRINKFHLKERKPLHLRPLSFSNSKHSYIPSLSNYSSASGGAEDHKAVHIPLLEDKVEHDTSRSKKLLRYLFSFSHTSSTSSLHKFHELESYSSHFQAEKSSSMLVESTDFCSDDMGDDDVFEDSTSVKLKSKEQRAPLCSVEKDSDLDCPSPLSEKFPPLSPVSTSGDTCRICHCEGDDESPLITPCHCTGSLHFVHQACLQQWIKSSDTRCCELCKYEFIMETKLKPLRKWEKLQMTASERRKIMCSVTFHIIAITCVVWSLYVLIDRTAEEIKQGQTTGILEWPFWTKLVVVAIGFTGGLLFMYVQCKVYVQLWKRLKAYNRVIYVQNCPETSKKNIFEKPALMEPNFESKEMLGVHHSDTNSSHYTEPEDYAAEILHV